Below is a window of Candidatus Kinetoplastibacterium oncopeltii TCC290E DNA.
ATCATCATAGATGCATTTGGAATATCAACGCCGACTTCTATGACAGTAGTAGCTACTAAAATATCTAAATTGCCATCTCGGAAGGATTTCATAGTATTTAATTTTTCATGGCTAGATATGTTGCTATGTATTAAGCCAATATTCAAATCAGTAAATTTATCTTTTATATAATGAAAAGTATTAACTGCGTTTTGCAGATCATTTTTCTCTGTGTTTTGCACTAAAGGACATACCCAGTAAGCTTGATTACCACTTCTAACTGCTGTTACTACATGCATTAATACTTTTTCTCGGCGATCATTTGATATTAATTTTGTAATTATAGGTTTTCTATTTTTAGGAAGCTCGTCTATAATAGAAACATCCATATCAGATAAAAATGTCATAGCCAATGTTCTTGGTATAGGTGTTGCGCTCATTGATAATAAATGAGGATATGTAATTTCATTTCCTGATTCAAATCCTTTCTTATATAAAGATGATCTTTGTTCAACTCCAAAGCGATGTTCTTCATCTATTATAGATAAGCCTAATTCTTTAAATTTTATATATTCTTGTATTAAAGATTGTGTTCCAATAATTAAGCTAGTATTTCCTTTCAATACGCTATCTTTAATTATATTTCTTTCCCTAATAGATTTACTACTAGTAATTAATTCCGTATTGATTCCTAGAGTAGAAAACCATATATTTATTTTAGAGAAATGCTGTTCTGCTAATATCTCAGTAGGCGTCATTATAGCCACTTGAGTTTTATTTATTATAGCTTGCAAAGCAGCAATAACAGCAACTATTGTTTTGCCACTACCAACATCTCCTTGCAAGAGACGATACATTGGATAATTGTTAGTTAAATCGAAAGATATTTCCTTAACAGCTCTTTTCTGTGCGTTTGTTAGATCAATATTAGTTATATCTATAAGGTTTCTTACATAGATCCAGAATTCTTTATTTGCTTTCAACGATCTTGATTTATTTTTTTTTCGATTATTACGTGAAATCTCTAAAGATAACTGATTTGCTAATAATTCATCGAATTTTATTCTAAACCAAGCTGGATGTGTTTTTTTTAAAAGTGAATTAACTGATATATCTACAGATGGTCTATGTATGATTTTTATAGCATCAGAAAATGTCATCAAATTGAATGATTTAATTATATCGTCCGGTAAAGTATCATATATATTTTGATTATTAATTATTTCTGATATATTTTTTCTAATTTTTAATTGGCTTATACCTTTAATAGATGGATATATTGGAGTTAAGAACTTAGGTAGATTTGTTTGATAGTTATATACTTTCGGGTGTACTATTTCAGCAAGCAAGAAATTTTTTCTCACTTCGCCACCAATCCTTATTTTTTCTCCAATAATAAATTGCTTTGAATAAGAATCATAAAAATTAATCCACCTTAATTGTAAATCCCCGCTACCATCTGTTAATATAACAATTAAATTCTTTTTTTTATTGTGATATTTTATATAAACATCTCTAATGATACCGTCGACTATAGAATAAGAACTTTGTTGTAATGTTTCTATTTTTGTCACAGCTGTTTCATTTTCATAACGAAACGGCATATGAAGAATTAAACTGTATTGTTCATTTAATTCCATATTTATTTAATAATTCAATTATTTTCCAGTGCTTTTAGCAATATGATACTTCGTTTAAAGAAAATATCAATATATTGAATTTAAAAACACTGGTAATAATTTAGATTCTATTTATAGTGAAAGTATAACTTCAATTTCAAATTGTGCTCCCTTTGGCAAACTAGACACTTCTACAGTAGTTCTAGCTGGAAAAGGTTTGAGAAACAAATCTGCCATTATACTATTAACTATTTCAAATTTGCTTAAATCAGTTAAATAGATAGTAGTCTTGACTATATTCTCTATAGACGCTTCCGAGGCTTCTATAACGCAAAGCATATTTTTGAATGCTTGTCTAACTTGAAGATCGAAACTTTTTTCTTCAAGTTTTCCGGTATTAGGGTTTAAACCTATTTGTCCAGATAAAAATACTATTTTATTAGGACAACAAGATACTGCTTGAGAATAAGGTCCAACAGCAGACGGTGCTTTATCAGTGTGAATTATTTGTTTATTCATGACAATTTACCTTAAAAATTAATTATTAACAAAAGCTCTTTCTATTACGTAATCACCAATACCATTTGAATTGGAGGAAACTCTGAAATCTAGTTCATTTAGTATTTTACTTATATCAATCAAAGCTTGAGGACTACCACAAATCATAGCACGATCAGTTTTACAATTGATTTTAGGCATTCCTATTTTATTAAAAAATTCGTTAGAATTTATTAGATCTGTTATTCTGAAGTTACTACAGAAATCTTGTTGAGTAACAGTAGGGTAATAAATTAGTTTATCTCTTACTTCATTACCAATCAATTCATTATTTGGTAATTGTTCTTCAATCATATGTTTATATGCCAATTCATTTATAAATCTTACGGAATGTATAAGAATTATTTTTTCAAAAACCTCGTAAACTTTATAGTCTTTTATTATACTTAAAAAAGGTGCTAATCCAGTACCAGTTGCAAATAGAAACAATCTCTTCCCTGGTTTTAAATTACCAATAACCAGAGTTCCAACAGACTTATTGTTGACTAATATCTCATCTCCAACTTTTAATTGTTTTAACTTAGAAGTTAGTAAGCCATTTGGAATTTTTATGCTTAAAAATTCTAAATGTTCCTCA
It encodes the following:
- the recG gene encoding ATP-dependent DNA helicase RecG, with protein sequence MELNEQYSLILHMPFRYENETAVTKIETLQQSSYSIVDGIIRDVYIKYHNKKKNLIVILTDGSGDLQLRWINFYDSYSKQFIIGEKIRIGGEVRKNFLLAEIVHPKVYNYQTNLPKFLTPIYPSIKGISQLKIRKNISEIINNQNIYDTLPDDIIKSFNLMTFSDAIKIIHRPSVDISVNSLLKKTHPAWFRIKFDELLANQLSLEISRNNRKKNKSRSLKANKEFWIYVRNLIDITNIDLTNAQKRAVKEISFDLTNNYPMYRLLQGDVGSGKTIVAVIAALQAIINKTQVAIMTPTEILAEQHFSKINIWFSTLGINTELITSSKSIRERNIIKDSVLKGNTSLIIGTQSLIQEYIKFKELGLSIIDEEHRFGVEQRSSLYKKGFESGNEITYPHLLSMSATPIPRTLAMTFLSDMDVSIIDELPKNRKPIITKLISNDRREKVLMHVVTAVRSGNQAYWVCPLVQNTEKNDLQNAVNTFHYIKDKFTDLNIGLIHSNISSHEKLNTMKSFRDGNLDILVATTVIEVGVDIPNASMMIIDHAERFGLAQLHQLRGRIGRGDAESICVLLYKNLLSEVAKYRLKAMFETSDGFEIARRDLKIRGPGDFLGTKQSGINILKFCDLENDTKVIELANRAASIIYNKYPEFVEKHLERWHKITIFSQ
- a CDS encoding Rid family detoxifying hydrolase, which gives rise to MNKQIIHTDKAPSAVGPYSQAVSCCPNKIVFLSGQIGLNPNTGKLEEKSFDLQVRQAFKNMLCVIEASEASIENIVKTTIYLTDLSKFEIVNSIMADLFLKPFPARTTVEVSSLPKGAQFEIEVILSL
- a CDS encoding ferredoxin--NADP reductase; amino-acid sequence: MNNINIERIIDIHHWSEKIFSFRTTRNRSFRFSNGHFVMIGLMSNNKPLMRAYSIASANYEEHLEFLSIKIPNGLLTSKLKQLKVGDEILVNNKSVGTLVIGNLKPGKRLFLFATGTGLAPFLSIIKDYKVYEVFEKIILIHSVRFINELAYKHMIEEQLPNNELIGNEVRDKLIYYPTVTQQDFCSNFRITDLINSNEFFNKIGMPKINCKTDRAMICGSPQALIDISKILNELDFRVSSNSNGIGDYVIERAFVNN